Proteins from one Mus pahari chromosome 10, PAHARI_EIJ_v1.1, whole genome shotgun sequence genomic window:
- the Msantd2 gene encoding myb/SANT-like DNA-binding domain-containing protein 2 isoform X5 — translation MAAPCGSELPANSPLKIPKMEVLSPASPGDLSDGNPSLSDPSTPRGASPLGPGSAAGSGAAASGGLGLGLGGRGAASSSVSFSPGGGSGGAAAAAAAACRGMSWTPAETNALIAVWGNERLVEARYQQLEGAGTVFGSKAPGPAMYERVSRALAELGYERTPSQCRERIKGISSWNASLSSYEKEI, via the exons ATGGCTGCGCCCTGTGGCTCGGAGCTGCCCGCCAACTCGCCGCTCAAAATTCCGAAGATGGAGGTGCTTTCCCCGGCGTCTCCCGGCGACCTGAGCGACGGGAACCCATCGCTGTCCGACCCTTCCACGCCTCGGGGAGCCTCCCCTCTCGGGCCCGGCAGCGCGGCGGGCTCGGGGGCCGCGGCGTCCGGGGGTCtcgggctggggctggggggccGCGGCGCTGCCTCGTCCTCGGTCTCCTTCTCGCCCGGCGGCGGCAGTGGCGGGGCTGCGGCGGCCGCTGCCGCCGCCTGCCGGGGTATGTCGTGGACGCCGGCAGAGACGAACGCGCTCATCGCTGTATGGGGCAACGAGCGGCTGGTGGAGGCGCGGTACCAGCAGCTGGAGGGAGCCGGGACGGTATTCGGCAGCAAGGCCCCCGGGCCGGCCATGTACGAGCGCGTGTCCCGGGCCCTGGCCGAGCTGGGCTACGAGCGGACCCCGTCCCAGTGCCGGGAGCGCATCAAG GGGATATCTAGTTGGAATGCTTCATTGTCCAGTTATGAGAAGGAAATCTAA
- the Msantd2 gene encoding myb/SANT-like DNA-binding domain-containing protein 2 isoform X6 — translation MAAPCGSELPANSPLKIPKMEVLSPASPGDLSDGNPSLSDPSTPRGASPLGPGSAAGSGAAASGGLGLGLGGRGAASSSVSFSPGGGSGGAAAAAAAACRGMSWTPAETNALIAVWGNERLVEARYQQLEGAGTVFGSKAPGPAMYERVSRALAELGYERTPSQCRERIKDFQSVLSKPC, via the exons ATGGCTGCGCCCTGTGGCTCGGAGCTGCCCGCCAACTCGCCGCTCAAAATTCCGAAGATGGAGGTGCTTTCCCCGGCGTCTCCCGGCGACCTGAGCGACGGGAACCCATCGCTGTCCGACCCTTCCACGCCTCGGGGAGCCTCCCCTCTCGGGCCCGGCAGCGCGGCGGGCTCGGGGGCCGCGGCGTCCGGGGGTCtcgggctggggctggggggccGCGGCGCTGCCTCGTCCTCGGTCTCCTTCTCGCCCGGCGGCGGCAGTGGCGGGGCTGCGGCGGCCGCTGCCGCCGCCTGCCGGGGTATGTCGTGGACGCCGGCAGAGACGAACGCGCTCATCGCTGTATGGGGCAACGAGCGGCTGGTGGAGGCGCGGTACCAGCAGCTGGAGGGAGCCGGGACGGTATTCGGCAGCAAGGCCCCCGGGCCGGCCATGTACGAGCGCGTGTCCCGGGCCCTGGCCGAGCTGGGCTACGAGCGGACCCCGTCCCAGTGCCGGGAGCGCATCAAG GATTTTCAAAGTGTACTATCAAAACCTTGCTGA
- the Msantd2 gene encoding myb/SANT-like DNA-binding domain-containing protein 2 isoform X4: MAAPCGSELPANSPLKIPKMEVLSPASPGDLSDGNPSLSDPSTPRGASPLGPGSAAGSGAAASGGLGLGLGGRGAASSSVSFSPGGGSGGAAAAAAAACRGMSWTPAETNALIAVWGNERLVEARYQQLEGAGTVFGSKAPGPAMYERVSRALAELGYERTPSQCRERIKLVRCPDLNAVLQLWPHRC, translated from the coding sequence ATGGCTGCGCCCTGTGGCTCGGAGCTGCCCGCCAACTCGCCGCTCAAAATTCCGAAGATGGAGGTGCTTTCCCCGGCGTCTCCCGGCGACCTGAGCGACGGGAACCCATCGCTGTCCGACCCTTCCACGCCTCGGGGAGCCTCCCCTCTCGGGCCCGGCAGCGCGGCGGGCTCGGGGGCCGCGGCGTCCGGGGGTCtcgggctggggctggggggccGCGGCGCTGCCTCGTCCTCGGTCTCCTTCTCGCCCGGCGGCGGCAGTGGCGGGGCTGCGGCGGCCGCTGCCGCCGCCTGCCGGGGTATGTCGTGGACGCCGGCAGAGACGAACGCGCTCATCGCTGTATGGGGCAACGAGCGGCTGGTGGAGGCGCGGTACCAGCAGCTGGAGGGAGCCGGGACGGTATTCGGCAGCAAGGCCCCCGGGCCGGCCATGTACGAGCGCGTGTCCCGGGCCCTGGCCGAGCTGGGCTACGAGCGGACCCCGTCCCAGTGCCGGGAGCGCATCAAG